A DNA window from Capnocytophaga sp. ARDL2 contains the following coding sequences:
- a CDS encoding acyl-CoA dehydrogenase family protein, which translates to MENLTRGGQFIVKETLAENTFTPEDFSEEQIMMKESLTEFVDKELWPNKHRFESKDYAFTVEVMKKAGELGFLSVAVPENYGGMGLGFVSTMLTCDYISGASGSFSTAFGAHTGIGTMPITLYGTEEQKQKYVPKLASGEWFGAYCLTEPGAGSDANSGKTKAELTANGKHYKINGQKMWISNAGFCHVMIVFARIEDDKNITGFIVEYDPNNPNGITLGEEEHKLGIRASSTRQVFFNDTLVPVENMLAGRGEGFKIAMNALNVGRIKLAAGCLDSQRRIITKAVEYANERIQFNQPIANFGAIRKKIAEMATSLYADESTSYRAAGAIEKRINARLAAGNNHQEAELKGVEEFAIECSILKVAVSEDAQNCSDEGLQIFGGMGFSEDTPMEAAWRDARITRIYEGTNEINRMLTVGMLIKKAMKGHVDLLGPAMAVGEELMGIPDFSTPDYDKLFAEEKAMLKKLKKAFLMVAGSAVQKYGMDLENHQQLLLAAADILIEIYMAESTILRTEKMAKSKGEEAAKEQIAMAKLYLYNAVEIIAQRGKEGIVSFATDDEQRMMLMGLRRFTKYDNYPNVIELREIIADKVIKENRYCY; encoded by the coding sequence ATGGAAAACTTAACAAGAGGTGGTCAATTTATTGTAAAAGAGACATTAGCAGAAAATACTTTTACTCCAGAGGATTTTTCAGAAGAGCAAATCATGATGAAAGAATCCCTCACTGAGTTTGTGGATAAAGAATTATGGCCAAACAAACACCGTTTTGAAAGTAAAGACTATGCATTTACGGTAGAGGTTATGAAAAAAGCAGGTGAACTCGGATTTTTGAGTGTAGCTGTACCAGAAAATTATGGAGGTATGGGATTGGGATTTGTATCTACAATGCTTACTTGTGATTATATTTCAGGTGCTTCGGGGTCGTTTTCAACAGCATTCGGAGCTCACACAGGTATTGGAACGATGCCTATCACACTTTACGGTACAGAAGAACAAAAACAAAAATATGTGCCTAAGTTGGCAAGTGGCGAATGGTTTGGAGCTTACTGTTTGACAGAACCTGGTGCTGGTTCGGATGCAAATTCTGGAAAAACCAAAGCTGAATTGACAGCCAATGGAAAACATTATAAGATTAACGGACAAAAAATGTGGATTTCCAATGCTGGTTTTTGTCATGTGATGATTGTTTTTGCAAGAATTGAAGACGACAAAAACATCACGGGATTTATTGTAGAATACGATCCAAACAATCCCAACGGAATCACATTGGGAGAAGAAGAACACAAATTGGGAATCCGTGCAAGTTCTACAAGACAAGTATTTTTCAATGATACATTAGTACCAGTAGAAAATATGTTGGCAGGTCGTGGCGAAGGATTTAAAATTGCAATGAATGCCTTGAATGTTGGTCGTATTAAATTGGCAGCGGGTTGTTTGGATTCACAAAGGAGAATCATTACAAAAGCGGTAGAATATGCCAACGAACGCATTCAATTCAATCAGCCAATTGCAAATTTTGGAGCCATTCGCAAGAAAATTGCTGAAATGGCTACTTCACTTTATGCCGACGAATCTACCAGTTATCGTGCAGCAGGTGCTATTGAAAAGAGAATCAATGCACGATTGGCCGCAGGAAACAATCATCAAGAGGCAGAATTGAAAGGTGTGGAAGAATTTGCTATTGAATGTTCGATTTTGAAAGTTGCTGTATCAGAAGATGCACAAAATTGTTCAGATGAAGGATTGCAAATCTTTGGAGGAATGGGATTTTCGGAAGATACTCCGATGGAAGCCGCTTGGCGTGATGCTCGTATTACTCGTATTTACGAGGGAACGAACGAAATCAACCGAATGCTTACTGTGGGAATGCTCATCAAAAAAGCAATGAAAGGACATGTAGATTTGTTAGGACCCGCAATGGCTGTAGGAGAAGAATTGATGGGAATTCCAGATTTTTCTACACCAGATTACGACAAATTGTTTGCAGAAGAAAAGGCAATGTTGAAAAAACTGAAAAAAGCCTTCTTGATGGTCGCAGGTTCGGCTGTTCAAAAATACGGAATGGATTTGGAAAATCACCAACAGTTGTTATTGGCAGCCGCAGACATTTTGATTGAAATCTATATGGCGGAATCTACAATTTTACGCACCGAAAAAATGGCAAAATCAAAAGGAGAAGAAGCGGCAAAAGAGCAAATCGCTATGGCAAAATTGTATCTCTATAATGCCGTAGAAATCATTGCACAACGCGGAAAAGAAGGAATCGTTTCCTTTGCAACAGACGACGAACAACGCATGATGTTGATGGGATTGCGTAGATTTACAAAATACGACAACTATCCAAATGTTATCGAATTGCGTGAAATCATCGCTGATAAAGTTATCAAGGAAAATAGATATTGTTATTAA
- a CDS encoding NUDIX domain-containing protein: MKHLKYCPQCGNETLVFENDRKFSCNSCEFVLYHNCAPAVAVIVKCGNEILFTRRNQNPAKGKLDLAGGFVDPKETAESACARELFEELNITIDKTKLILIKTLPNVYHYKNINYNTLDLFYEYEVNEKFSVDLELSEVSEIVWIDANNIPIEKIAFESQKMFFEEY, translated from the coding sequence ATGAAACACTTAAAATATTGTCCACAGTGTGGAAACGAAACCTTAGTCTTTGAAAACGATAGAAAATTTTCCTGTAACTCGTGTGAGTTTGTTTTGTATCACAATTGTGCACCTGCTGTGGCTGTAATCGTAAAATGTGGTAATGAAATTCTATTCACCCGTAGAAATCAAAATCCTGCCAAAGGTAAATTGGATTTAGCTGGTGGATTTGTCGATCCTAAAGAAACAGCCGAATCGGCTTGTGCAAGAGAACTATTCGAAGAATTAAACATTACGATTGATAAAACAAAACTAATATTAATCAAAACATTGCCAAATGTTTATCATTACAAAAATATAAATTACAATACTTTGGATTTGTTTTATGAATATGAAGTTAATGAAAAATTTTCAGTCGATTTAGAGCTATCTGAAGTTTCAGAAATTGTTTGGATTGATGCAAATAATATTCCGATAGAAAAAATTGCATTTGAATCTCAAAAAATGTTTTTCGAAGAGTATTAA
- a CDS encoding HU family DNA-binding protein, with product MTKADIVAKISQKLGLEKDDIQATVESFMEEVKGALESGENVYLRGFGSFIIKTRAEKIGRNISKNTSIKIPAHNIPSFKPAKVFMEGVKTKTTVK from the coding sequence ATGACAAAAGCAGATATCGTAGCTAAAATTTCTCAAAAATTAGGACTTGAAAAAGATGATATTCAAGCTACAGTAGAATCGTTCATGGAAGAAGTAAAAGGAGCTTTAGAAAGCGGAGAAAATGTTTACTTAAGAGGATTTGGAAGTTTTATTATCAAAACTAGAGCTGAAAAAATCGGAAGAAACATCTCTAAAAACACTTCAATCAAAATACCAGCACACAACATTCCATCTTTCAAACCAGCGAAAGTATTTATGGAGGGTGTAAAAACTAAAACAACTGTAAAATAA
- a CDS encoding G-D-S-L family lipolytic protein: MKKIYSIGILSAILATTACKPEFEDPINEQTYYSGEADFSTYVAVGNSLTAGYMDGTVFRSGQKFSFPNILAAQMKVVGGGEFTQPSFEEDINDIGGLVLGGNIIGTTRMTILMNGGQSSAVNVSGTPTIELTNLQKKAYNNMGVPGAKSFHLLATGYGNLAGLATGTANPYFVRHATSETATILGDAASQNPTFFTNWIGSNDVLFYAISGGIGVDQTGNLNVASYGPNDITDPNVFAHAYNTIINTLTTNGAKGVVATIPDVTSIPYFTTIPYNVITPERAGGETNINNLNSRLFTPLKMVLTSLGAGDRIQEYSLTGANPLLIIDETLPDLTNQIKAVASQIPQLAPFATTLGQLYGQARHATEQDLIVLRAMNIIGVVETVAPELSLLPEQYKEIFGVHGVTYPLRDQFTLTASERLSVETATNSYNNIIRTIASQKDLAVADMNAIMRNLLSGIYTGDGQRYTANYFQGQANMNTVLFSLDGIHPNARGYAFVANEVIKVINEKYKANLPRVLVANYPGIKIITSN, translated from the coding sequence ATGAAAAAAATATATTCAATAGGAATTTTATCAGCAATTTTGGCTACAACAGCTTGTAAGCCAGAGTTTGAAGATCCAATTAATGAGCAAACCTACTATAGTGGAGAAGCGGATTTTTCAACCTATGTAGCCGTAGGAAATTCGCTTACTGCTGGATATATGGATGGAACTGTGTTCCGTTCGGGACAAAAGTTTTCTTTCCCAAACATATTGGCTGCTCAAATGAAAGTAGTGGGTGGTGGAGAATTTACTCAACCTTCTTTTGAAGAAGATATCAATGATATCGGAGGTTTGGTTCTTGGTGGAAATATAATAGGAACTACTCGTATGACTATTTTAATGAATGGTGGACAATCTTCTGCTGTAAATGTTTCGGGGACACCTACTATAGAATTGACAAACTTGCAAAAGAAAGCCTATAACAATATGGGAGTACCTGGTGCAAAATCTTTTCATCTTTTAGCAACTGGTTACGGAAATCTGGCCGGATTAGCAACTGGTACAGCAAATCCATACTTCGTAAGACATGCTACTTCAGAAACAGCTACTATCTTAGGTGATGCTGCTTCGCAAAATCCTACCTTTTTTACCAACTGGATTGGTTCTAATGACGTATTGTTTTACGCTATATCAGGAGGAATTGGTGTTGATCAAACAGGAAATCTGAATGTAGCATCGTATGGGCCTAATGATATTACAGATCCAAATGTTTTTGCACATGCATACAACACTATAATCAATACATTGACTACCAACGGTGCAAAAGGTGTAGTAGCAACTATTCCAGATGTAACATCTATTCCGTATTTTACAACGATTCCATACAATGTGATTACTCCTGAAAGAGCTGGTGGCGAAACAAATATCAACAATCTTAATTCTCGTTTGTTTACTCCATTAAAAATGGTATTAACGAGCTTAGGAGCTGGTGATCGTATTCAAGAATATTCATTGACAGGAGCAAATCCATTGTTGATTATCGATGAAACTTTACCAGATTTGACCAATCAAATTAAAGCTGTTGCTAGTCAGATTCCACAATTGGCTCCTTTTGCAACAACTTTAGGACAATTGTACGGTCAAGCAAGACATGCTACAGAACAAGATTTGATTGTATTAAGAGCTATGAATATCATAGGAGTTGTAGAAACAGTAGCACCAGAATTGTCATTACTGCCTGAACAGTACAAAGAAATTTTTGGAGTACATGGAGTTACTTATCCTCTTAGAGATCAATTTACCTTGACAGCATCAGAACGTTTGTCAGTAGAAACAGCGACGAACTCATATAATAACATCATCAGAACAATAGCTTCGCAAAAAGATTTGGCTGTAGCAGATATGAATGCAATTATGAGAAATTTATTATCTGGAATTTACACTGGAGATGGTCAAAGATATACAGCAAATTACTTCCAAGGTCAAGCAAATATGAATACTGTGTTGTTTTCTTTAGACGGAATTCATCCAAATGCGAGAGGTTATGCCTTTGTAGCAAACGAAGTAATCAAAGTAATCAATGAAAAATACAAAGCAAATCTACCAAGAGTATTAGTAGCAAATTATCCAGGAATCAAAATCATTACATCAAACTAA
- a CDS encoding 3-hydroxyacyl-CoA dehydrogenase NAD-binding domain-containing protein yields MKKRIKKVAVIGSGIMGSGIACHFANIGVEVLLLDIAPNQLTEIEEKKGLSLEDKVVRNRIVSQNLADALKSNPSPIYDKKFANRITVGNTTDDLHKISEVDWIIEVVVERLDIKKSVFEQIEKYRKPGTLVTSNTSGIPIQFMSEGRSEDFQEHFCGTHFFNPVRYLKLFEVIPGSKTKPEVLEFLNEYGEKFLGKTSVIAKDTPAFIGNRIGIYGIMSLFHLVKEMNLSVEEIDKLTGPVIGRPKSATFRTVDVVGLDTLVHVANGLYENCPTDEAHKLFKLPDFIQKIMDNNWLGNKTKQGFYKKEGKDILALDLNTFEYKPKQKVQFSVLEATKNIDRVIDRYKVLTNSTDRAGEFYRKSFAGLFAYVSNRIPEISDDLYKIDDAMKAGFGWEHGPFQIWDAIGVETALQYIKDVNETPAKWVQEMLDAGCKSFYTVKDGATYFYHIESKSYKKIPGQDAFIILDNIRKTKKVWGNKDATLFDIGDGILNLEFHSKMNSIGGGVISGINKAIDIAEQSYDGLVIGNQAANFSVGANLAMIFMMAVEQEYDELNFSIQAFQKTMMRLRYSAIPVIAAPHGMTLGGGCELTMHVDKAVAAAETYIGLVEFGVGVIPGGGGSKEMALRASDLFKKNDVKLNVIQEHFLTIGMAKVATSAYEAFDLNYLQKGKDIVVVNKDRQIAEAKKHALLMAEAGYTQPIPRKDILVLGKQALGAFFVGTDGMTVGNYISEHDKKIANKLAYVMAGGDLSEPTLVSEQYLLDLEREAFLSLCTERKTLERIQHMLTKGKPLRN; encoded by the coding sequence ATGAAAAAAAGAATCAAAAAAGTTGCAGTAATCGGTTCGGGTATCATGGGTTCGGGTATTGCGTGTCATTTTGCCAATATTGGTGTAGAAGTACTTCTTCTTGACATTGCTCCTAATCAATTGACCGAAATCGAAGAAAAAAAAGGACTTTCGTTGGAAGATAAAGTAGTGAGAAATCGAATCGTTTCTCAAAATTTAGCCGATGCCCTAAAATCAAATCCTTCGCCGATTTACGATAAAAAATTTGCCAATAGAATTACTGTTGGAAATACAACAGACGATTTGCATAAAATCAGCGAAGTTGATTGGATTATCGAAGTGGTGGTTGAACGATTGGATATCAAAAAATCGGTGTTCGAACAAATCGAAAAATACAGAAAACCAGGCACATTGGTTACTTCCAATACTTCGGGAATTCCTATTCAATTTATGAGCGAAGGTCGCAGTGAGGATTTTCAAGAGCATTTCTGTGGAACACATTTCTTCAACCCTGTGCGTTATTTGAAATTGTTTGAAGTAATTCCTGGCTCGAAAACCAAACCTGAAGTTTTGGAATTTTTGAATGAATATGGTGAAAAATTCCTTGGAAAAACTTCCGTTATCGCCAAAGATACTCCAGCGTTTATAGGAAATCGCATCGGAATTTATGGAATTATGAGTTTGTTTCACTTGGTAAAAGAAATGAATCTTTCGGTTGAAGAAATCGACAAATTGACAGGTCCAGTCATCGGAAGACCCAAATCGGCTACTTTCCGTACGGTAGATGTGGTGGGATTGGATACTTTGGTGCATGTGGCCAATGGATTGTACGAAAATTGCCCTACAGACGAAGCACACAAATTGTTTAAATTGCCCGATTTTATCCAAAAAATAATGGATAATAACTGGTTGGGAAATAAAACCAAACAAGGATTTTACAAAAAAGAAGGAAAAGATATTCTTGCACTGGATTTGAATACTTTTGAATACAAACCTAAACAAAAAGTTCAATTTTCTGTTTTAGAAGCTACAAAAAACATCGATCGAGTGATAGACCGATATAAGGTTTTGACCAATTCTACCGACCGTGCGGGGGAATTTTACAGAAAATCTTTTGCAGGATTGTTTGCCTATGTGTCCAATAGAATTCCTGAAATATCAGACGATTTGTACAAAATCGATGACGCTATGAAAGCTGGTTTTGGATGGGAACACGGACCGTTTCAAATTTGGGATGCAATCGGTGTAGAAACCGCATTGCAATATATAAAAGATGTCAACGAAACACCTGCAAAATGGGTACAAGAAATGTTGGACGCTGGTTGTAAATCGTTTTATACGGTAAAAGATGGGGCTACCTATTTTTATCACATCGAAAGCAAATCATACAAAAAAATACCAGGACAAGATGCCTTTATTATTTTGGATAATATCCGCAAAACTAAAAAAGTTTGGGGCAATAAAGACGCAACCTTGTTTGATATAGGTGATGGAATTTTGAATTTAGAGTTCCATTCAAAAATGAATTCTATTGGTGGCGGTGTCATCAGCGGAATCAATAAAGCGATTGATATTGCAGAACAATCTTACGATGGATTGGTTATCGGAAATCAAGCGGCAAATTTCTCGGTGGGAGCCAATTTGGCAATGATTTTTATGATGGCGGTAGAGCAAGAATACGACGAATTGAACTTCTCTATCCAAGCCTTCCAAAAGACGATGATGCGATTGAGGTATTCAGCAATTCCTGTGATTGCAGCACCACACGGAATGACATTGGGTGGAGGTTGCGAATTGACAATGCATGTCGACAAAGCTGTAGCTGCCGCCGAAACTTACATCGGATTGGTAGAATTTGGAGTTGGAGTAATTCCAGGCGGAGGAGGTTCGAAAGAAATGGCGTTGAGAGCTTCGGATTTGTTTAAGAAAAACGATGTAAAACTCAATGTCATTCAAGAACATTTCTTGACCATAGGAATGGCAAAAGTGGCTACTTCGGCTTATGAAGCTTTTGATTTAAATTATTTACAAAAAGGAAAAGACATTGTAGTTGTAAACAAAGATCGTCAGATAGCCGAAGCCAAAAAACACGCTTTGTTGATGGCAGAGGCAGGATACACACAGCCGATACCACGCAAGGATATTTTGGTATTAGGAAAACAAGCCTTAGGAGCGTTTTTTGTAGGAACAGATGGAATGACCGTAGGAAATTACATTTCAGAACACGACAAAAAAATTGCAAATAAACTGGCTTATGTTATGGCAGGAGGCGATTTGTCTGAACCAACTTTGGTATCAGAACAGTATTTGTTAGACCTTGAAAGGGAAGCATTTTTATCATTGTGTACCGAACGTAAAACCTTGGAACGCATCCAACACATGCTGACAAAAGGAAAACCGTTGAGAAATTAG
- a CDS encoding acetyl-CoA C-acyltransferase: MKTAYIVKAYRTAVGKAPKGLFRFKRPDELAAETIDFMMNQLPNFDKTRIDDVMVGNAMPEAEQGLNVGRLISLMGLKVTDVPGVTVNRYCASGLETIGLATAKIQSGMANCIIAGGVESMSFIPMGGYRATPNYETVSKGNEDYYWGMGLTAEAVAKQYNISREAQDEFAFQSHQKALKAIQENKFQSQIVPITVEQTFVNEQGKKETKSYVVSQDEGPRADTNLEALGKLKPVFAADGTVTAGNSSQMSDGAAFVLIMSEEMVKEFNLEPIARLVTFASAGVEPRIMGIGPVKAIPKALKQAGLNQNDIVLIELNEAFAAQSLAVIQELDLNPEIVNVNGGAIALGHPLGCTGAKLSVQLFDEMQRRGNKYGMVTMCVGTGQGTAGIFELL; the protein is encoded by the coding sequence ATGAAAACCGCATACATAGTTAAAGCATACAGAACAGCTGTAGGAAAAGCCCCAAAAGGTTTGTTCCGATTCAAAAGGCCCGATGAATTGGCAGCTGAAACCATTGATTTTATGATGAATCAATTACCTAATTTCGACAAAACCCGTATTGACGATGTAATGGTAGGAAACGCCATGCCAGAAGCCGAGCAAGGGTTGAATGTAGGACGATTGATTTCCCTTATGGGATTGAAAGTAACCGATGTACCAGGAGTAACGGTCAATCGTTATTGTGCATCAGGACTGGAAACCATCGGATTGGCAACGGCAAAAATTCAATCAGGAATGGCAAATTGTATCATTGCAGGAGGAGTAGAATCGATGAGTTTTATTCCGATGGGAGGATACCGTGCAACGCCAAATTATGAGACAGTTTCCAAAGGAAATGAAGATTATTATTGGGGAATGGGACTCACAGCAGAGGCTGTTGCCAAACAATACAATATTTCACGAGAAGCCCAAGATGAATTTGCCTTTCAATCGCATCAAAAAGCATTGAAAGCCATACAAGAAAATAAATTTCAATCGCAAATTGTTCCAATTACGGTTGAACAAACTTTTGTAAACGAGCAAGGTAAAAAAGAAACTAAATCCTATGTTGTTTCACAAGACGAAGGACCAAGAGCCGATACCAATTTAGAAGCCTTAGGAAAGTTGAAACCTGTTTTTGCCGCAGATGGAACAGTTACAGCAGGAAATTCATCTCAAATGTCAGACGGAGCTGCTTTCGTATTGATTATGTCGGAAGAAATGGTAAAAGAATTCAATTTAGAACCCATCGCACGATTGGTAACTTTTGCCTCAGCAGGGGTCGAACCGAGAATTATGGGAATTGGTCCAGTAAAAGCCATTCCAAAAGCATTGAAACAAGCCGGTTTGAATCAAAATGATATTGTGCTAATTGAATTAAACGAAGCCTTTGCAGCACAATCATTGGCGGTAATTCAGGAATTGGATTTAAATCCAGAAATTGTCAATGTAAACGGAGGTGCCATTGCTTTAGGGCATCCATTAGGTTGTACAGGAGCAAAATTATCGGTACAATTGTTTGACGAAATGCAACGCCGTGGTAACAAATACGGAATGGTAACGATGTGTGTAGGAACTGGACAAGGTACAGCGGGGATTTTTGAATTGTTGTAA
- a CDS encoding type II toxin-antitoxin system RelE/ParE family toxin, with product MYNYFLNKDAKEDLYRIYQCGVKTFGEIQAEYYYDLLLEEFKRIASNPFIFPDYQYKNYRYCVCKSNTIYFKLENDEVEIIAIIGKQNFENRTL from the coding sequence ATGTATAATTACTTTTTAAATAAAGATGCTAAAGAAGATTTGTATCGAATTTATCAATGTGGAGTAAAAACTTTTGGTGAAATTCAAGCTGAATATTACTATGATTTATTATTAGAAGAATTTAAAAGAATTGCTTCAAATCCATTTATCTTTCCTGATTATCAGTATAAAAATTACAGATATTGTGTTTGTAAATCCAATACCATTTATTTCAAACTTGAAAATGATGAGGTCGAAATAATTGCAATTATTGGAAAACAAAATTTTGAAAATCGAACCTTATGA
- the rocD gene encoding ornithine--oxo-acid transaminase — MSTNLSSQQLIELENQYGAHNYHPLPVVLSKGEGVFVWDVEGKKYYDFLSAYSAVNQGHCHPKLVEAMTKQAQTLTLTSRAFYNDKLGVYEEKITKLLGFDKVLPMNSGAEAVETAIKLTRKWAYEEKQIPEQQAVIVVCENNFHGRTTTIISFSNDPEARKNYGPYTEGFIRIPYNDVNALKEVLENNKNIAGFLVEPIQGEAGVYVPNEGFLSEANKLCKAHNVLFIADEVQTGIARTGKMLAVQHENIQPDVLVLGKALSGGMYPVSAVLANDEIMNVIKPGQHGSTFGGNPLAAAVAIAALDVVIDEKLAENAEELGQLFRAELNKYIETSNICTLVRGKGLLNAIVINDSEESDTAWNICLRLRDNGLLAKPTHGNIIRFAPPLVMNKEQLLDCVAIITKTLKEFEK; from the coding sequence ATGAGTACAAATTTATCATCACAACAATTAATAGAATTAGAAAACCAATACGGAGCCCACAATTATCACCCACTACCTGTGGTTTTGTCAAAAGGTGAAGGAGTATTTGTATGGGATGTAGAAGGTAAAAAATACTACGACTTTTTGTCGGCATATTCTGCTGTAAACCAAGGACATTGTCATCCAAAATTGGTTGAGGCTATGACCAAACAAGCTCAAACTTTAACATTGACATCTCGTGCATTTTACAACGACAAATTGGGTGTTTACGAAGAAAAAATCACAAAATTGTTGGGATTTGACAAAGTATTGCCAATGAACTCAGGAGCTGAAGCGGTAGAAACAGCTATCAAATTGACGAGAAAATGGGCTTACGAAGAAAAGCAAATTCCAGAACAACAAGCCGTGATTGTGGTTTGTGAAAACAATTTCCATGGGCGTACGACTACGATTATCTCGTTTTCAAACGACCCAGAGGCAAGAAAAAATTATGGACCATATACAGAAGGGTTTATCCGCATTCCGTACAACGATGTCAACGCATTGAAAGAAGTATTGGAAAATAACAAAAACATTGCAGGATTTTTGGTAGAGCCTATCCAAGGAGAAGCTGGGGTTTATGTGCCAAACGAAGGATTTTTGAGCGAAGCCAACAAATTGTGTAAAGCTCACAATGTGTTGTTTATCGCAGACGAAGTACAAACAGGTATTGCTCGTACAGGAAAAATGTTGGCAGTACAGCACGAAAACATTCAACCAGATGTGTTGGTATTAGGAAAAGCTTTGTCAGGTGGTATGTATCCAGTATCTGCGGTATTGGCAAACGACGAGATTATGAATGTAATCAAGCCAGGGCAACACGGTTCTACATTTGGAGGAAACCCATTGGCGGCGGCAGTTGCCATTGCAGCTTTAGATGTAGTAATTGACGAAAAATTGGCAGAAAACGCCGAAGAATTAGGACAATTGTTTAGAGCCGAATTGAACAAATACATCGAAACTTCAAACATTTGTACTTTGGTAAGAGGAAAAGGATTGTTGAATGCCATTGTAATCAACGACAGCGAAGAAAGCGACACCGCTTGGAACATCTGTTTGCGATTGAGAGACAATGGATTATTGGCAAAACCAACCCACGGAAACATCATTCGTTTTGCACCACCATTGGTAATGAACAAAGAGCAATTGCTAGATTGTGTTGCGATTATCACCAAGACTTTGAAAGAGTTTGAGAAATAA